The following coding sequences lie in one Eleginops maclovinus isolate JMC-PN-2008 ecotype Puerto Natales chromosome 21, JC_Emac_rtc_rv5, whole genome shotgun sequence genomic window:
- the crygn2 gene encoding gamma-crystallin N-B, which yields MSQYSGKITFYEGKCFTGRKLEVRGDCDNFQDRGFMNRVNSIRVESGAWICFDHPDFKGQQYILEHGEYPEFQRWNSHNDHMGSCKPVRMHGEHYRIELFEACNFSGQCVEICDDVPFLQSRGFSKSCINSLKVYGDGAWVMYEEPNFRGRMYIVERGDYCSHNEWQAQNPNIQSIRRVANYF from the exons ATGTCTCAATACTCTGGAAAG atCACCTTCTACGAGGGTAAATGCTTCACCGGCAGGAAGCTGGAGGTCCGTGGAGACTGTGACAACTTCCAGGACCGCGGCTTCATGAACag GGTGAACTCCATCCGTGTGGAGAGTGGCGCCTGGATCTGCTTCGACCATCCCGACTTCAAGGGCCAGCAGTACATCCTGGAGCATGGCGAGTACCCCGAGTTCCAGAGGTGGAACTCCCACAACGACCACATGGGCTCCTGCAAGCCCGTCCGCATG CACGGAGAGCATTACCGCATCGAGCTGTTCGAGGCCTGTAACTTCTCCGGTCAGTGCGTGGAGATCTGCGACGACGTTCCCTTCCTGCAGAGCCGCGGCTTCAGCAAGAGCTGCATCAACTCCCTGAAGGTGTACGGAGACGGAgc ctgGGTGATGTACGAGGAGCCCAACTTCCGCGGCAGGATGTACATCGTGGAGCGCGGAGACTACTGCAGCCACAACGAGTGGCAGGCCCAGAACCCCAACATCCAGTCCATCCGCAGGGTCGCCAACTACTTCTAA